The following coding sequences are from one Nonlabens arenilitoris window:
- a CDS encoding GNAT family N-acetyltransferase: MKYHLPNLQTERLTFRLLQENDFEEWLPLFAFPEVGTYFSMDENFNQQQRCEKWFDKALTRYEEQSGGMNVLIHKETGKMIGQAGLLVQDVDNTNNSK; the protein is encoded by the coding sequence ATGAAATACCACTTACCCAACTTACAAACCGAGCGGTTAACCTTTAGATTACTGCAAGAAAATGACTTTGAGGAATGGTTGCCACTTTTTGCTTTTCCAGAAGTAGGCACTTATTTCTCTATGGATGAGAATTTCAACCAGCAGCAACGCTGTGAAAAATGGTTTGATAAAGCACTCACTCGTTATGAAGAGCAATCCGGTGGCATGAATGTGTTGATTCATAAAGAAACGGGCAAAATGATAGGTCAGGCTGGACTGCTTGTTCAAGATGTTGACAATACAAACAACTCGAAGTAG
- a CDS encoding SPOR domain-containing protein, with the protein MQIATYISDLLYRHECVVLPGYGAFISRRVPAQHFASSHTIYPPKKGLSFNAQIQQNDGLLVNYVATVESIPYQQAVQEVRNYVRFLDHELDTNGVVTIHKIGRFTRNEEQSLQFTPMYLVNYLPEAFGLTAHETYAVDRTPVETKIPVPAAATIELPPVQKEEIEETPVVPLHVPAASKTPWLRYAAIGAVLIGLSYVGFNTYTTQEAQNDIAVQEMADEEFTREIQEATFMISNPLPSIELEVAPVVKNYHIVAGAFRDPANADKKVAQLKRNGYDSQRIGVNKYGLHNVAFSSHADRNDAINELYRLRKQGFTGAWLLTGSLSK; encoded by the coding sequence ATGCAAATCGCTACTTACATATCAGACTTATTATATCGCCACGAGTGTGTGGTGCTACCAGGTTATGGTGCGTTTATATCGCGCCGTGTACCGGCCCAACATTTTGCGAGCAGTCATACCATCTATCCTCCTAAAAAAGGACTGAGCTTTAATGCTCAAATCCAGCAAAACGATGGATTATTAGTAAATTATGTAGCGACTGTAGAATCTATTCCATATCAACAAGCGGTACAAGAAGTGCGCAATTATGTGCGATTTTTAGATCACGAACTAGATACTAATGGAGTAGTAACGATCCATAAAATAGGCCGTTTTACACGTAATGAAGAACAATCATTACAGTTTACACCTATGTATTTAGTGAATTATCTTCCAGAGGCTTTTGGGCTTACTGCGCATGAAACCTATGCAGTGGATAGAACACCTGTAGAAACTAAGATTCCAGTTCCTGCAGCTGCAACTATAGAATTACCACCAGTTCAAAAAGAAGAAATTGAAGAAACTCCAGTAGTTCCTTTACACGTTCCTGCAGCAAGTAAAACACCATGGTTGCGTTATGCAGCGATAGGAGCAGTATTAATAGGATTGAGCTATGTAGGTTTTAATACCTATACCACTCAAGAAGCTCAAAACGACATTGCAGTTCAAGAAATGGCAGATGAAGAATTTACTCGCGAAATTCAAGAAGCTACTTTTATGATAAGCAATCCGTTGCCTAGTATAGAGTTAGAAGTAGCACCTGTTGTTAAAAATTACCATATTGTTGCTGGCGCTTTTAGAGATCCTGCAAATGCTGATAAAAAAGTAGCACAGCTTAAACGCAATGGCTATGATTCACAACGTATAGGTGTGAACAAGTATGGGTTACATAATGTGGCTTTCTCTAGCCATGCAGATCGCAATGACGCGATTAACGAATTGTACCGTTTAAGAAAGCAAGGCTTTACAGGTGCCTGGTTACTTACTGGTTCTCTTTCTAAATAA
- a CDS encoding M23 family metallopeptidase: MQFIKKYWLSTSILITIIGLLITYAVKPSLFDFILKPSQRTIYERNFKDSPEKLLRWNNLLSNAVKDQVVVNNSIAEQVVTSNEKPFTAGYLINLKLGEVLMSTVDLQDSWILEARNLSGDLLQDAQLKNNALVLNYTPNKDIKIRVILQAKLETESQTEFKIYTAPQYDFPVAGKGNSAIQSFWGASRGGGSRKHEGNDVFAPKGHPVVAITYGTVSSIRNRGLGGKQVWVKDYDNGYLHYYAHLDDWIVKEGDMVWSGDTLGYVGNTGNAKNTPPHLHFGIYKNGSAVDPKPFIWRTQVPENTITLPQLINPRANGFAANLRTEPSSSSDILQDVKTAPVTIIGNTGNWYHVRTSAGLSGYMHKSVLVEK; this comes from the coding sequence TTGCAGTTCATTAAAAAATACTGGCTTTCTACAAGTATCCTTATTACTATAATTGGTTTATTGATTACTTATGCAGTAAAACCATCATTATTTGATTTTATACTTAAACCTTCACAACGTACTATTTACGAGCGCAATTTTAAAGACAGCCCAGAGAAACTATTGCGCTGGAATAATCTGTTATCTAATGCCGTAAAAGATCAAGTCGTTGTAAATAATTCCATAGCAGAGCAAGTTGTAACTTCTAATGAGAAACCATTTACTGCAGGCTACCTAATTAATCTAAAACTAGGTGAAGTATTAATGAGTACAGTCGACTTACAAGATTCATGGATACTTGAAGCTAGAAACCTAAGTGGCGATTTACTTCAAGATGCTCAGTTAAAAAACAATGCTCTAGTTTTAAATTATACTCCAAATAAGGATATCAAAATAAGAGTCATTCTTCAGGCTAAACTTGAAACAGAATCCCAGACTGAATTTAAAATTTATACTGCACCACAATATGATTTTCCAGTAGCAGGAAAAGGTAATAGTGCTATACAAAGTTTTTGGGGCGCTTCAAGAGGTGGAGGAAGTCGCAAACATGAAGGAAATGATGTGTTTGCACCTAAAGGTCATCCAGTAGTTGCTATAACTTATGGAACCGTTTCCAGTATAAGAAATCGCGGATTAGGTGGTAAACAGGTTTGGGTGAAAGATTATGATAATGGTTATTTACACTATTATGCTCACCTAGACGATTGGATAGTAAAAGAAGGCGACATGGTCTGGTCTGGCGACACACTAGGATATGTAGGTAATACAGGAAATGCAAAAAACACACCACCACACCTACATTTTGGAATTTATAAAAATGGTAGTGCTGTAGATCCAAAACCTTTCATTTGGAGAACTCAAGTTCCAGAAAACACGATTACCTTACCTCAACTCATCAATCCACGTGCAAACGGTTTTGCAGCAAATCTACGTACTGAACCTTCAAGCTCTAGTGACATTCTTCAAGATGTAAAAACAGCACCTGTAACCATAATAGGTAATACTGGAAACTGGTATCATGTTAGAACCTCAGCCGGTTTGAGTGGCTATATGCATAAAAGTGTTTTAGTAGAAAAGTAA
- a CDS encoding TlpA family protein disulfide reductase → MFLRILCLIALVSFASCKSADKDVETVKTTEVDKTDNDILHLESPDGTYTNLAALLKEHKGKVVYVDYWASWCKPCRVMMPASAKLKERYKGKDVVFLYISIDTKRNAWEKANLEEGFTEHSYIATNYPKAKIFQLRNVSSIPRYMLYDKNGRMIDDNAMRPVQPDLITAIDGLLSL, encoded by the coding sequence ATGTTTTTAAGAATATTATGTTTAATCGCACTAGTCAGTTTTGCATCTTGTAAATCTGCCGATAAGGATGTTGAAACAGTAAAAACAACCGAGGTTGACAAAACTGATAACGATATTTTACATCTTGAGTCACCTGATGGTACTTACACTAACCTTGCAGCATTACTAAAAGAACATAAGGGAAAAGTAGTTTATGTAGACTATTGGGCTAGCTGGTGTAAACCATGTCGCGTCATGATGCCGGCATCTGCAAAATTAAAAGAGCGCTATAAAGGTAAAGATGTCGTATTTCTTTACATATCTATTGATACAAAAAGAAATGCCTGGGAAAAGGCAAATCTAGAAGAAGGATTTACTGAGCATAGTTACATTGCAACTAATTATCCTAAAGCAAAGATTTTTCAGCTTAGAAACGTAAGTAGTATTCCTAGATACATGTTATATGATAAGAACGGCCGCATGATTGATGATAATGCGATGCGACCAGTACAACCTGACCTTATAACCGCAATAGACGGTTTACTATCTTTATAG
- a CDS encoding GTPase — MYNANSGKINSLLDSAHKIVSPDTYDCKLCDLTYGVFKENEKWSRFRKNLLDTNPNLQLEFLHKDEFTKQYWSKWLPKYKFPIVLSMSDVVQDYNDGFGTNSGLDIFLSTAVLNDQETIDQLITAIEIRLK, encoded by the coding sequence GTGTACAACGCAAACTCGGGTAAAATCAACTCGTTGTTAGATAGTGCACATAAGATAGTGAGTCCAGACACCTATGATTGCAAACTGTGCGATCTCACTTATGGCGTTTTTAAAGAAAATGAAAAATGGTCACGCTTCCGCAAAAACTTGCTTGACACGAACCCCAATTTACAATTAGAATTTCTACATAAAGACGAGTTTACTAAGCAGTATTGGTCTAAATGGTTGCCTAAGTATAAATTCCCTATTGTTTTAAGCATGAGTGATGTTGTGCAAGATTACAATGATGGATTTGGCACAAACTCTGGATTGGATATATTTCTAAGTACAGCAGTTTTGAATGACCAAGAAACCATTGATCAACTTATAACAGCGATAGAAATACGATTAAAATAG
- a CDS encoding 3-hydroxyanthranilate 3,4-dioxygenase encodes MAIAKPFNLNQWIEENRDSLKPPVGNKNLYKDAGDYIVMIVAGPNARKDYHYNETEELFYQLEGNIEVHIQEDGEKKTMKLGPGDMYLHPGKVPHSPVRHENSIGLVIERKRTSKDDVDGLLWFCDNCNNKLHETYFKLDNIEKDFLPRFKEFYTSKELRTCDNCGTTMEMDERFVG; translated from the coding sequence ATGGCAATTGCAAAACCTTTTAACCTTAACCAGTGGATTGAAGAAAATAGAGACTCTTTAAAACCACCTGTAGGAAATAAGAATTTATATAAAGATGCTGGTGATTATATCGTGATGATTGTTGCTGGACCTAACGCACGTAAAGATTATCATTACAACGAGACTGAAGAACTTTTCTACCAGCTCGAAGGAAACATAGAAGTTCATATACAAGAAGATGGCGAGAAAAAAACTATGAAGTTAGGTCCAGGTGACATGTATCTTCATCCTGGGAAAGTACCGCATTCTCCTGTACGTCACGAGAATTCTATAGGACTAGTTATTGAACGCAAACGCACTAGTAAAGATGATGTTGATGGATTACTATGGTTTTGTGATAACTGCAATAACAAGCTACATGAAACATACTTTAAACTAGATAACATAGAGAAGGACTTCTTGCCACGCTTTAAAGAGTTTTACACTAGTAAAGAGCTGCGCACTTGCGATAATTGTGGCACTACTATGGAAATGGATGAACGGTTTGTGGGGTAA
- a CDS encoding GNAT family N-acetyltransferase produces the protein MKYIPVNLETDRLRFRLIAKSDFEAWLPFFSPDLNRHFLFLDADKTALELCEFWFEKCLLRYKENRGGLNALIDKTTGKMIGQCGILVQHIDGEPRLEVGYSILPGHRNKGYATEAAVAAKNYAFEHKMDLDFNHTVVSMLHIDNHGSEKVATANGMTLEKTFTDFGDNRFHIYSQSRDEWLKKNGN, from the coding sequence ATGAAGTACATTCCTGTAAATCTAGAAACAGACCGATTGAGATTTCGCTTGATCGCAAAAAGCGATTTTGAGGCATGGTTACCCTTTTTCAGTCCTGATTTGAACCGGCATTTTCTTTTTCTAGATGCAGATAAAACAGCACTTGAATTATGTGAGTTTTGGTTTGAAAAATGCTTGTTGCGCTATAAAGAAAATCGTGGCGGACTTAATGCGCTTATTGATAAAACAACAGGTAAAATGATAGGTCAGTGCGGCATTCTTGTACAACACATAGATGGTGAACCACGTCTAGAAGTAGGTTATTCGATACTGCCAGGTCACCGCAACAAAGGATATGCTACTGAGGCTGCTGTTGCTGCAAAAAATTATGCCTTTGAACATAAAATGGACCTAGACTTTAACCATACTGTTGTTTCCATGCTTCATATAGATAATCACGGATCGGAAAAAGTAGCTACAGCAAACGGAATGACATTAGAAAAAACTTTTACTGATTTTGGCGATAACCGTTTTCATATATATAGCCAGTCTCGGGATGAATGGTTAAAAAAGAATGGCAACTGA
- the pheS gene encoding phenylalanine--tRNA ligase subunit alpha — protein sequence MLDRVKEHIEKVKSFKADSKEAIEAFRIEYLGKKGLLNDFFAAFREVPNEQKKDFGQAINELKQKATDKVNALKESIESKQEEAGIYGDLTRTGYPMEIGARHPISLVKNQIIEVFSRIGFNVSEGPEIEDDWHNFTALNLPEHHPARDMQDTFFIQTNPDVLLRTHTSSVQVRYMENNKPPIRTISPGRVFRNEAISARAHCIFHQVEGLYIDKDVSFADMKQTLLHFTQEMFGKSKIRLRPSYFPFTEPSAEIDIYWGLENETDYRITKGTGWLEIGGCGMVDPAVLTNCGIDPEEYSGFAFGMGVERIAMLLYGIGDIRMFFENDVRFLKQFSSAI from the coding sequence ATGCTGGACCGAGTTAAGGAACATATTGAGAAAGTAAAAAGTTTTAAGGCAGATTCTAAAGAAGCCATTGAGGCTTTTAGAATTGAATATCTAGGTAAAAAAGGTTTGTTGAATGACTTTTTTGCTGCATTTAGAGAAGTGCCTAATGAGCAAAAGAAAGATTTTGGCCAGGCGATTAATGAGCTCAAGCAAAAAGCGACGGATAAGGTAAATGCCCTAAAGGAGTCTATAGAGTCCAAGCAAGAAGAAGCTGGCATCTATGGAGATTTAACACGCACCGGTTACCCTATGGAAATAGGTGCTCGCCATCCTATATCACTGGTTAAGAATCAAATTATAGAGGTGTTTTCTCGTATAGGCTTTAATGTGAGTGAAGGTCCAGAAATTGAAGATGACTGGCACAATTTCACCGCATTAAACCTGCCAGAGCATCATCCAGCACGCGACATGCAAGACACGTTCTTTATACAGACTAATCCAGATGTGTTATTGAGAACGCATACGTCTAGTGTGCAAGTGCGTTATATGGAAAATAATAAACCGCCGATTAGAACGATATCACCAGGTCGCGTTTTCCGTAATGAGGCGATAAGTGCTCGCGCACACTGTATTTTTCATCAAGTAGAAGGTCTTTATATTGATAAGGATGTGAGTTTTGCAGACATGAAACAAACGCTTTTACATTTTACTCAAGAGATGTTTGGTAAGTCTAAAATCAGATTGCGACCATCATATTTCCCGTTTACAGAGCCTAGTGCAGAGATTGACATTTATTGGGGTCTTGAAAACGAGACGGATTATAGAATTACTAAAGGTACTGGATGGCTAGAGATAGGTGGATGTGGTATGGTAGATCCTGCGGTGCTTACTAACTGTGGAATTGATCCAGAGGAATACAGTGGTTTTGCCTTTGGAATGGGTGTGGAACGTATTGCGATGTTGTTATACGGTATAGGTGATATCCGCATGTTTTTTGAAAACGATGTGCGTTTCTTAAAACAATTTTCTAGCGCCATTTAA
- a CDS encoding isoaspartyl peptidase/L-asparaginase family protein — MTNHEKNLFLIVAIVLIACQETATKSKELAISETQKQTSEFAIVIHGGAGTIKKENMTPELEKQYNDKLTEAVKAGHDILKNGGDAMDAVEASIRIMEDSPLFNSGKGAVFTHDGINSLDASFMDGKTLNAGAVAGITTVKNPISLARKVMTDSEHVLLSGSGGDAFAKALQDPNIEIVPNSYFYTENRYQSLQRVLKREAEKDAQNDKEVAQLELEDPFIKDSKYGTVGCVALDKNGNIAAGTSTGGMTNKKYGRIGDSPIIGSGTYANNATCGVSSTGHGEFFIRAQVAYDISAMMEYKGMTLKEATDAVIQKKLIDLGGTGGIVALDHLGNVSMEFNTAGMYRATMNDKDELIVGMYKE; from the coding sequence ATAACAAATCATGAAAAAAATCTTTTTTTAATAGTAGCTATAGTACTAATTGCCTGTCAAGAAACAGCAACAAAATCTAAAGAATTAGCAATTTCTGAAACCCAAAAACAAACTAGTGAATTTGCCATAGTGATTCATGGTGGTGCAGGAACGATTAAAAAAGAGAACATGACGCCAGAGCTGGAAAAACAGTATAACGATAAACTCACAGAAGCTGTAAAAGCAGGACATGATATTCTTAAAAATGGAGGCGATGCTATGGATGCTGTTGAGGCGAGCATACGCATCATGGAGGACTCGCCGTTATTCAACTCTGGAAAAGGAGCGGTATTTACACACGATGGTATCAACTCACTTGACGCTAGTTTTATGGATGGGAAAACACTTAATGCTGGTGCGGTCGCAGGTATTACTACGGTTAAAAACCCTATTTCGCTAGCCCGTAAAGTGATGACAGATTCTGAGCATGTGTTACTAAGTGGTAGTGGTGGAGACGCTTTCGCGAAAGCGTTACAAGATCCCAATATAGAGATAGTACCTAACAGTTATTTCTATACCGAGAACCGTTACCAGTCCTTGCAACGTGTTCTAAAAAGAGAGGCCGAAAAGGATGCGCAAAATGATAAAGAAGTAGCTCAGTTAGAACTAGAAGATCCATTTATCAAAGATTCTAAATACGGAACCGTAGGTTGTGTAGCGCTAGATAAAAATGGCAATATTGCTGCCGGAACTAGTACTGGCGGAATGACCAACAAGAAATATGGCCGCATAGGTGATTCACCCATTATTGGTAGTGGAACTTATGCAAATAATGCTACCTGTGGAGTCTCAAGCACTGGACATGGTGAGTTTTTTATACGTGCGCAAGTCGCTTATGACATCAGCGCCATGATGGAATATAAAGGCATGACATTGAAAGAAGCAACTGATGCTGTGATCCAGAAAAAGCTTATCGATTTAGGCGGCACTGGCGGAATCGTAGCCTTAGATCATCTAGGGAACGTATCCATGGAATTCAATACCGCAGGAATGTATCGAGCAACTATGAATGATAAGGATGAGTTAATTGTAGGAATGTATAAGGAATAA
- a CDS encoding exodeoxyribonuclease III, whose protein sequence is MKIISYNVNGIRAAMKKDFITWLKAANPDVLCLQEIKATEDQVDTEAFKEAGYEYQYYYSAQKKGYSGVAIISKTKPDHVEYGTGIESMDFEGRNLRVDFGDVSIMSMYLPSGTNDDRLSFKFKYMEEFLEYSKELRKERPNLIVCGDYNICHKAIDIHNPKGLKNTSGFLPEEREWMDRFVASGFIDTFRMFNDQPDQYSWWSYRGGSRARNKGWRLDYHMATEQMKDRIKRAVILQSAVHSDHCPVVVEID, encoded by the coding sequence ATGAAAATCATATCCTATAACGTCAACGGAATCCGTGCGGCGATGAAAAAAGATTTTATCACTTGGCTCAAAGCAGCAAATCCAGACGTGTTATGCTTGCAAGAAATTAAGGCCACAGAAGATCAAGTAGATACGGAGGCTTTTAAAGAAGCTGGATATGAATATCAATATTATTATAGTGCTCAAAAAAAAGGGTATAGTGGTGTAGCTATTATTTCTAAGACAAAACCAGATCATGTAGAATATGGAACTGGTATAGAGTCTATGGACTTTGAAGGAAGAAATTTACGAGTAGATTTTGGTGATGTGTCTATCATGAGTATGTACTTACCTAGTGGTACAAATGATGATCGACTAAGTTTTAAGTTCAAGTACATGGAAGAGTTTCTAGAATATTCTAAAGAACTACGTAAAGAACGACCGAACCTTATTGTTTGTGGCGATTATAATATCTGTCACAAAGCTATCGATATTCATAACCCCAAAGGACTTAAAAACACCTCAGGTTTCTTACCAGAAGAACGTGAGTGGATGGACCGATTTGTCGCTAGTGGTTTTATAGATACTTTTAGAATGTTTAACGATCAACCTGATCAATACAGTTGGTGGAGTTATCGTGGTGGTTCTAGAGCACGCAATAAAGGCTGGCGATTAGATTACCATATGGCTACTGAGCAAATGAAGGACCGCATAAAAAGAGCCGTTATTCTACAAAGTGCGGTGCATAGTGATCACTGTCCTGTTGTGGTGGAAATTGATTAA
- a CDS encoding fasciclin domain-containing protein: protein MKKSKFLSLALVAVALFIGHNSVAQDGMMKKEKTVMVGGAEMYPSKNIVENAVNSKDHTTLVAAVKAADLVETLSSEGPFTVFAPTNAAFDALPAGTVDTLLKPENKKALTGVLTYHVIAGKFSAADVISLIKKNNGKAVVTTVAGADLTLTIKDGKVVITDANGGMATVTIADVNQSNGVIHVVDAVLLPKM from the coding sequence ATGAAAAAGTCAAAATTTTTGAGCCTTGCGCTCGTAGCTGTAGCCCTATTTATCGGTCATAACTCTGTTGCCCAAGACGGAATGATGAAAAAGGAAAAAACGGTAATGGTAGGTGGAGCTGAGATGTATCCTTCTAAAAACATCGTAGAGAACGCAGTAAACTCAAAAGATCACACCACTCTAGTTGCAGCTGTTAAAGCAGCAGACCTTGTAGAAACATTATCTAGTGAAGGACCTTTCACGGTTTTTGCACCTACTAACGCAGCATTTGATGCTTTACCAGCAGGAACAGTAGATACGTTACTGAAGCCAGAAAACAAAAAAGCATTAACAGGCGTGCTTACTTACCATGTAATCGCTGGAAAATTTAGCGCCGCAGATGTAATCTCTTTAATCAAAAAGAATAACGGTAAAGCAGTTGTAACAACTGTAGCTGGAGCTGATCTAACTTTAACCATTAAAGATGGTAAAGTAGTCATCACAGACGCAAACGGTGGAATGGCTACCGTAACGATAGCAGACGTAAACCAATCTAATGGAGTAATCCACGTAGTGGACGCAGTACTACTTCCTAAAATGTAA